Proteins from a genomic interval of Oncorhynchus clarkii lewisi isolate Uvic-CL-2024 chromosome 13, UVic_Ocla_1.0, whole genome shotgun sequence:
- the LOC139424104 gene encoding inositol 1,4,5-trisphosphate receptor-interacting protein-like 2 → MSVYTLNLRVFWPLLTCVLTGLVFHHHITHWLSPESGPDPGYEAGTEPCSDQGPPVFFSLIKLLLACVLCYLFIRYCSTHPGGPQRVPLETADGALKSGWSRREVLEDYYERWVRLSPHVLGHSKAHVAKLVGELVRAGRATGGIPESSLAFRGDFLQVGSSYEEHKVGAPDYYDILVPLKIPRELRLEPRVYRGERRGEEKKDERGEEKGEGKRDVRGEEKKEKGDKRAEENNKRGEVKENGRKSGKGEGKEDVREQRGEKQTEVQEEGKEVLKEEVKEEMKGESSEDGGWSGVPRCSLETPRRGDWLRKHRNFTDTFLRMHPSRGSPERSSSSLSGVTAVSGGGGGGGGGVYRLTPDSVLRWFYPAVQRCLATVRYPFEQRCTLSLALADDRVQLRLTPRSDYVCCHISMAIRLLPAIPLGDGVYLVPMETTASVAMSNTGHQNQQSDERDLWTLFFPRQEQRLLGWLRGRSPQPSCHLKVLQLTKALRDLGGQALDSHRGALWRSVLSSYTLKTAWLRLLLSSPAEAWEDRHLVARMEELVRSLRESLQNRALDHLFLGSDSISILPDSVALPKLVKEAVGAPVEGSGGCLGGATGNLWAGVDPASLDLVSGRLAYAWSHLHRLIRLGRPQRSSLGLGRAGNINCQHLQPGE, encoded by the exons atgagtgtgTACACTCTGAACCTGCGGGTGTTCTGGCCTCTGTTGACCTGTGTGTTGACAGGTCTGGTTTTCCACCACCACATAACCCACTGGCTAAGCCCAGAATCAGGCCCCGATCCTGGGTACGAGGCTGGGAcagagccctgctctgaccagGGCCCTCCTGTCTTTTTCTCACTCATCAAACTACTACTGGCCTGTGTCCTCTGCTACCTCTTCATAAG GTACTGCTCCACCCACCCAGGGGGGCCCCAGAGGGTGCCTCTCGAGACCGCTGACGGGGCTCTGAAATCGGGTTGGTCTCGTCGAGAGGTCCTGGAGGACTACTACGAGCGCTGGGTGCGTCTGTCTCCTCACGTCCTGGGGCACAGCAAGGCCCACGTGGCTAAACTGGTCGGGGAGCTGGTCAGAGCCGGACGTGCCACTGGAGGTATCCCAGAGTCCTCTCTGGCGTTCCGGGGAGACTTCCTGCAG GTGGGCAGTTCATACGAGGAGCACAAGGTGGGCGCTCCAGACTACTATGACATCCTGGTACCTCTGAAGATACCCCGAGAACTGAGACTGGAGCCACGAGTAtacaggggggagaggaggggggaggagaagaaggacgagagaggagaggagaagggggagggcaagagggatgtgaggggtgaGGAGAAAAAAGAGAAGGGGGACAAGAGAGCTGAGGAAAATAACAAGAGGGGGGAGGTTAAAGAGAATGGAAGAAAGTCAGGGAAGGGGGAGGGCaaggaggatgtgagggagcagaggggggag aagcagacagaggtCCAAGAAGAAGGGAAGGAAGTCTtgaaggaggaggtgaaggaagagATGAAAGGGGAAAGCTCAGAGGACGGTGGGTGGAGCGGCGTGCCGCGGTGCAGTCTAGAGACGCCTCGCCGTGGGGACTGGCTACGAAAACACCGCAACTTCACTGACACCTTTTTACGAATGCACCCTTCTCGGGGGTCGCCCGAAAGGTCATCGAGCTCATTGTCAGGGGTCACGGCAGtgtcaggaggaggaggaggaggagggggcggaGTCTATCGCCTGACCCCGGACTCTGTCCTCCGTTGGTTCTACCCGGCGGTCCAGCGTTGCCTAGCAACCGTGCGCTACCCTTTCGAGCAACGCTGCACGCTGAGTCTGGCACTCGCCGACGACCGTGTGCAGCTCCGCCTCACACCGCGTTCCGACTACGTCTGCTGTCACATCTCCATGGCAATACGGCTCCTCCCTGCCATCCCCCTCGGAGACGGGGTCTACCTGGTTCCCATGGAAACGACGGCCTCAGTGGCGatgtcaaatacaggt CACCAGAACCAGCAGAGCGATGAGAGGGACCTGTGGACTTTGTTCTTCCCCCGCCAGGAGCAGCGTCTGCTGGGCTGGCTCCGTGGCCGCTCACCACAACCCTCCTGCCACCTCAAGGTGCTCCAGCTGACCAAGGCGCTGCGTGACCTGGGTGGCCAGGCACTGGACAGCCACCGGGGGGCGCTCTGGAGGTCAGTCCTCTCCTCCTACACGCTGAAGACGGCCTGGCTGCGTCTGCTACTCAGCTCTCCTGCAGAG GCCTGGGAGGATCGCCACCTGGTGGCCAGGATGGAGGAGCTGGTCCGCAGCCTGAGGGAGAGCCTCCAGAACCGGGCTCTGGATCACCTCTTCCTGGGGAGCGACAGCATCTCCATCTTACCTGACTCTGTGGCTCTACCTAAGTTGGTCAAGGAGGCGGTGGGAGCTCCAGTGGAGGGTTCAGGGGGATGTTTGGGGGGTGCGACAGGGAACCTCTGGGCAGGTGTGGACCCAGCCTCGTTGGACCTAGTGTCTGGCCGGTTGGCGTATGCCTGGAGCCATCTCCACCGGCTGATCAGGTTGGGCCGACCCCAGAGGAGTAGCTTGGGGCTGGGCAGAGCAGGCAACATAAACTGCCAGCATCTGCAACCTGGAGAATAA